Proteins from a single region of Numenius arquata chromosome Z, bNumArq3.hap1.1, whole genome shotgun sequence:
- the LOC141477547 gene encoding protein FAM240B-like has translation MNSQYIRHEVRGCETSDLRNFWEKTIEQQTRYLQIEKERQQRSALTKLRNEWMERLEKRIKTLRTQPEDPSS, from the exons ATGAATAGCCAATACATACGTCATGAAGTGCGGGGATGCGAAACTAGTGACCTGAGGAACTTCTGGGAAAAGACTATTGAACAACAAACTCGGTACCTGCAAATTGAAAAAGAACGCCAGCAAAGAAGTGCTCTGACAAA GCTCAGAAATGAAtggatggagaggctggaaaaaCGGATAAAGACGTTAAGGACCCAACCTGAAGATCCATCTAGCTGA